A portion of the Vicinamibacterales bacterium genome contains these proteins:
- a CDS encoding glycosyltransferase family 39 protein — MHRILVAVVLVVAAVLRFWGLQFGLPNDLARPDEEKIIHAALVVVGGDPNPHFFLYPSLFIYLAAAAYTLVFALGATSVSAASYAAHAVADPSLLHLVPRTLSAAAGVATVAVVYAAARELFSTRVSLAASAFLAVAYLHVRDAHFGTTDVPVALACMCAFWAAARCAGRGATVSRAAVMGLLCGLAASTKYNAVLVAAPAGLAILADALESRRWPTQRELALLLLCGACAGLAFVLTTPFAVLDRAGFIAQFSEQRRIFAGIQNGSIIGPARSVLGGARGWSYYPTFTLPHGLGWPLFLASLAGAAWLFVERWRRALLVLAFPAVYYASMGMGQLLYARNMVPILPFLCLAAGAFVGGAATRIERRFRNRPAAAFCGATLVAALAAPTAAEAIRFDRIASLTDTRVQAARWLDTHVPAGMSVYQTGIFYGHVQPVPADRYRTASFDERRDRFVVGGDPTRLPDAVVRLDSPLVVYSRVPDALLPLLESRYVLTRVFAARARGAALEGIYDQQDAWYLPFANLAAVVRPGPDVYIYLRRD; from the coding sequence ATGCACCGAATTCTGGTGGCGGTCGTGCTGGTCGTGGCCGCCGTGTTGCGCTTCTGGGGCTTGCAGTTCGGCCTGCCGAACGACCTCGCGCGTCCGGACGAGGAGAAGATCATCCACGCCGCGCTGGTTGTCGTGGGCGGCGACCCCAACCCGCACTTCTTCCTCTATCCGAGCCTCTTCATCTACCTGGCCGCCGCGGCGTACACGCTCGTCTTCGCGCTCGGGGCCACGAGCGTCAGCGCCGCGAGCTATGCCGCCCACGCCGTGGCGGATCCGTCGCTCCTCCACCTCGTGCCGCGGACGTTGTCTGCCGCAGCAGGCGTTGCGACGGTGGCCGTCGTCTACGCCGCCGCGCGCGAACTCTTCTCTACCCGCGTAAGTCTTGCCGCCTCGGCTTTTCTCGCCGTGGCCTACCTCCACGTTCGAGACGCGCACTTCGGGACGACCGACGTGCCGGTCGCGCTGGCCTGCATGTGTGCGTTCTGGGCAGCGGCGCGGTGCGCGGGTCGGGGCGCAACGGTCTCCCGGGCGGCGGTCATGGGGTTGCTCTGCGGTCTGGCCGCGTCCACCAAATACAACGCGGTCCTCGTGGCGGCGCCCGCGGGGCTGGCCATCCTGGCCGATGCCCTCGAGTCGCGCCGCTGGCCGACCCAGCGGGAACTCGCGCTGCTCCTGCTGTGCGGCGCCTGCGCCGGACTGGCCTTCGTGCTGACGACGCCGTTCGCCGTTCTCGACCGCGCCGGCTTCATCGCCCAGTTCTCCGAGCAGCGTCGGATCTTTGCCGGCATCCAGAACGGCTCGATCATCGGCCCTGCGCGGTCGGTGCTCGGAGGTGCGCGCGGGTGGTCCTACTATCCGACCTTCACGCTGCCGCACGGACTCGGCTGGCCGCTATTCCTCGCCTCCCTCGCCGGAGCGGCCTGGCTGTTCGTCGAGCGTTGGCGGCGGGCGTTGCTCGTGCTGGCGTTTCCTGCGGTCTACTACGCCTCGATGGGCATGGGGCAGTTGCTCTACGCGCGCAACATGGTACCGATCCTGCCGTTCCTGTGCTTGGCCGCTGGAGCGTTTGTCGGTGGCGCGGCAACTCGAATCGAACGGCGCTTCAGGAACCGGCCGGCGGCCGCGTTCTGTGGTGCAACCCTGGTGGCGGCGCTTGCCGCTCCCACGGCTGCCGAGGCGATTCGTTTCGATCGGATCGCGAGCCTGACCGACACGCGCGTCCAAGCCGCACGCTGGCTCGACACGCACGTCCCGGCCGGGATGAGCGTGTACCAGACGGGCATCTTCTACGGTCACGTGCAGCCCGTGCCCGCGGACCGGTACCGGACCGCGTCATTCGACGAACGGCGCGACCGGTTCGTGGTTGGCGGCGATCCGACGCGGCTTCCTGACGCCGTGGTGCGCCTGGACTCACCCCTCGTCGTCTACAGCCGTGTTCCTGATGCCCTGCTTCCACTCCTCGAGAGTCGCTACGTCCTGACCCGGGTCTTCGCTGCCCGCGCCCGCGGCGCGGCCCTGGAGGGCATCTACGACCAGCAGGACGCGTGGTACCTGCCCTTCGCCAACCTGGCCGCCGTCGTCCGGCCGGGTCCGGACGTGTACATCTACCTGCGCCGCGATTGA